In Rahnella variigena, one DNA window encodes the following:
- the trmH gene encoding tRNA (guanosine(18)-2'-O)-methyltransferase TrmH, which translates to MTPERYARIREMLAARQPDLTVCMEQVHKPHNVSAVIRTADAVGVHEIHAVWPTTRMKTLVSSAAGSNSWVQVKTHKTIQEAVAKMKAKGMQILATNLSEKAVDFRAIDYTRPTCILLGQEKTGITPEALALADSDIIIPMIGMVQSLNVSVASALILYEAQRQRENAGLYRRETSLLSEKEQQRLLFEGGYPVLSNVAKRKKLPRPFIDDHGQIVADDEWWSAMQMTVKKR; encoded by the coding sequence ATGACCCCAGAACGTTATGCGCGTATCCGCGAAATGCTTGCGGCCCGACAGCCAGACCTGACGGTCTGCATGGAACAGGTGCATAAACCGCATAACGTTTCTGCCGTCATTCGCACGGCAGACGCCGTCGGCGTTCATGAAATCCATGCCGTCTGGCCTACCACCCGAATGAAAACACTGGTCTCTTCGGCGGCGGGCAGCAACAGCTGGGTTCAGGTCAAAACACACAAAACCATTCAGGAAGCCGTCGCTAAAATGAAGGCGAAGGGTATGCAAATACTCGCTACGAATCTTTCTGAAAAAGCTGTCGATTTCCGTGCCATTGATTACACCCGTCCGACCTGTATCTTGCTCGGACAAGAAAAAACGGGTATCACTCCAGAAGCTTTAGCTCTCGCGGACAGCGATATCATCATTCCGATGATCGGGATGGTGCAATCTCTGAACGTATCTGTCGCCTCAGCACTTATCCTGTACGAAGCACAGCGCCAGCGGGAAAACGCCGGTCTGTATCGCCGCGAAACCAGCCTGCTGAGCGAGAAAGAGCAGCAGCGATTGCTGTTTGAAGGTGGCTATCCGGTGCTGTCGAATGTGGCGAAGCGCAAGAAACTTCCACGCCCTTTCATTGACGATCACGGCCAGATTGTTGCCGATGACGAATGGTGGTCTGCGATGCAAATGACGGTTAAAAAAAGATGA
- a CDS encoding AsmA family protein — MRFIGKILLTFALLLVLAIVLVYVLLQTRWAAGWVSRWISDNSEYRVSVEKIDHNWSSPGRVTLNNVVFGQKNQPEILNAGEVDLDLSLRQITEPRFFDRVVLANGRLSVSPSSMNLPLQANTLQLSKMALTGNTAGLDIQGQQINAGISPWQPKPAQLLGDKADFQLSAANLTVNGLPAENVLIQGNINNKNLTLSNFGGDLARGQLTGKATQAADGSWNIENLRLSNVRLQTSKSLAAFFDDYQTLPKVTIQRLDLIDARLQGTDWAFSDVDLSVQDLTLEKGDWQSDDGEITLNATDMIDGNLHIQDPIISLDLSPQGIAIKQATARWERSLLRTTGNWLRANKRLQLDEVSVAGLEYTLPENWKQLWNQALPDSLSEVFVGRFIANRNLIIDINPQFPFQLTALDGLGNNLLLARNHQWGIWSGTLNLNASEATFNRNDVRRPSITLNANDSQVNISELSAFTKEGLLEASATVDQQPQRHFSLKMTGRSVPANQLENWGWPHVPLEGNVNMQLNLQGQMPANVDYKPTLNGTLQINGSETIDQRMVNGLVSGAPSPVAP; from the coding sequence ATGAGATTTATCGGTAAAATTTTGCTGACGTTCGCCTTACTTCTGGTGCTGGCGATCGTGCTGGTGTACGTCCTATTACAAACCCGCTGGGCGGCTGGCTGGGTCAGCCGCTGGATCAGCGATAACAGCGAGTACCGCGTCTCCGTAGAGAAAATCGACCACAACTGGTCGTCTCCGGGTCGTGTGACGTTAAACAATGTCGTCTTCGGGCAAAAGAATCAGCCGGAAATCCTGAACGCTGGCGAAGTCGATCTGGATTTAAGCTTGCGACAGATAACCGAGCCACGCTTTTTCGATCGCGTCGTTCTGGCTAACGGTCGCCTCAGCGTCAGCCCTTCCTCAATGAATTTACCGTTGCAGGCCAATACGCTGCAGCTCAGCAAAATGGCGCTGACCGGGAATACCGCCGGATTAGATATTCAGGGACAGCAGATTAATGCCGGCATTTCGCCGTGGCAGCCAAAACCGGCTCAGCTACTGGGTGACAAAGCCGATTTCCAGCTGAGTGCCGCGAATCTGACGGTCAACGGTCTTCCGGCCGAAAATGTGCTGATTCAGGGCAATATCAATAATAAGAATCTGACGCTCAGTAATTTTGGCGGCGATCTGGCGCGCGGTCAGCTGACCGGTAAAGCCACACAGGCCGCTGACGGTAGCTGGAACATTGAAAACCTGCGCCTGAGCAATGTACGCCTGCAAACCTCTAAATCACTTGCTGCTTTTTTTGATGATTACCAGACATTGCCTAAAGTGACTATCCAGCGTCTTGACCTGATCGATGCCCGCTTGCAGGGAACTGACTGGGCATTCAGCGACGTTGATTTGTCTGTACAGGATCTGACTCTGGAAAAAGGCGACTGGCAAAGCGATGACGGGGAAATCACCCTGAATGCAACCGATATGATTGATGGCAATCTGCATATCCAGGATCCTATTATCAGTCTCGACCTTTCACCGCAGGGCATTGCCATCAAACAGGCGACGGCGCGCTGGGAGCGTAGTTTGCTCCGTACCACAGGGAACTGGTTGCGCGCCAACAAACGCCTGCAACTTGATGAAGTTTCCGTCGCTGGCCTGGAATATACGTTGCCGGAAAACTGGAAACAGCTCTGGAATCAGGCGTTGCCGGATTCGCTTTCTGAAGTCTTTGTCGGCCGGTTTATTGCCAACCGAAACCTGATTATTGATATCAACCCGCAGTTCCCTTTCCAGCTGACCGCGCTTGATGGTCTGGGCAATAATCTGTTGCTGGCACGTAATCATCAATGGGGGATCTGGAGCGGTACGCTAAATCTGAATGCCAGCGAAGCCACATTTAATCGTAATGACGTGCGTCGTCCTTCAATAACCCTGAATGCGAACGACAGTCAGGTGAATATTTCCGAACTGAGCGCCTTTACTAAAGAAGGTTTGCTGGAAGCCAGTGCGACCGTTGACCAGCAGCCGCAACGTCATTTCTCATTGAAGATGACCGGCCGCTCCGTACCGGCAAATCAGCTTGAAAACTGGGGATGGCCACATGTGCCGCTGGAAGGTAACGTCAATATGCAGCTCAATCTGCAAGGGCAGATGCCGGCAAATGTCGATTACAAACCGACGCTGAACGGCACATTGCAGATAAACGGCAGCGAGACCATTGACCAGAGGATGGTGAACGGATTGGTTTCCGGTGCGCCATCCCCCGTTGCGCCATAA
- the recG gene encoding ATP-dependent DNA helicase RecG yields the protein MKGRLLDAIPLTSLSGVGASQADKLAKLGLETIQDLLLHLPLRYEDRTRLYTINDLQPGIFATIEGEVLRSDISFGRRRMLTCQISDGTGMVTLRFFNFNAAMKNSLAAGRRVTAYGEIKRGTIGAEVIHPEYRIQGENSEVVLQESLTPVYPTTEGIRQATLRKLTDQALELLDTVPIAELLPEELSRSLIPLPQALHLLHRPPPDIQLADLEKGHHPAQRRLIMEELVAHNLSMLAVRAGTQSYKALPLHHDDRLKKQFLASLPFSPTGAQQRVVAEIEQDLAKSYPMMRLVQGDVGSGKTLVAALAALCAIAQGQQVGLMAPTELLAEQHANNFRQWFEPLGIQVGWLAGKQKGKARQAQQDAIASGQVSMVVGTHAIFQEQVLFSSLSLVIIDEQHRFGVHQRLALWEKGLQQGFHPHQLIMTATPIPRTLAMTAYADLDTSVIDELPPGRTPVTTVAIPDTRRSDIISRVKSACEQENRQAYWVCTLIEESEMLEAQAAEATWEGLKEALPALNIGLVHGRMKAQEKQAVMQAFKQGEVQLLVATTVIEVGVDVPNASLMIIENPERLGLAQLHQLRGRVGRGAVASHCVLLYKTPLSKTAQKRLQVLRDSNDGFVIAQQDLEIRGPGELLGTRQTGSAEFKVADLLRDQAMIPDVQRIARYLQQQFPDHAKALIERWLPERVRYTNA from the coding sequence ATGAAAGGCCGCCTGCTCGACGCCATCCCGCTGACGTCGCTTTCCGGCGTCGGAGCCAGTCAGGCAGATAAACTCGCTAAACTCGGCCTTGAAACTATTCAGGATTTACTGCTTCACCTGCCTTTGCGTTATGAAGATCGCACCCGCCTTTACACCATCAATGATTTACAGCCTGGCATTTTCGCGACCATAGAAGGCGAAGTGCTGCGCAGTGATATCAGTTTTGGCCGCCGCAGAATGCTGACCTGTCAGATAAGCGATGGCACCGGCATGGTGACGTTGCGGTTCTTCAATTTTAACGCCGCGATGAAAAACAGTCTGGCCGCAGGCCGTCGTGTCACCGCGTATGGCGAAATTAAACGCGGCACCATCGGCGCAGAAGTTATCCATCCGGAATACCGCATTCAGGGTGAAAACAGTGAAGTGGTTTTGCAGGAATCGCTCACGCCGGTTTATCCGACAACGGAAGGTATTCGCCAGGCAACATTGCGTAAGCTGACCGATCAGGCTTTAGAATTACTCGATACCGTACCTATCGCCGAATTATTGCCGGAAGAATTAAGCCGTTCGCTGATCCCGCTTCCTCAGGCGCTGCATTTACTGCATCGCCCGCCGCCAGACATCCAGCTCGCCGATCTTGAGAAAGGTCATCATCCTGCTCAGCGACGCCTGATTATGGAAGAACTGGTAGCGCATAATCTCAGTATGCTGGCCGTTCGCGCCGGTACACAAAGTTATAAAGCACTGCCGTTGCACCATGACGATCGCCTGAAAAAGCAGTTCCTCGCTTCTCTTCCTTTCAGCCCGACAGGTGCGCAGCAGCGCGTGGTGGCTGAAATCGAGCAGGATTTAGCGAAAAGCTACCCGATGATGCGTCTGGTTCAGGGCGATGTGGGTTCAGGCAAGACGCTGGTGGCCGCTCTCGCAGCACTCTGCGCTATCGCTCAGGGGCAACAGGTCGGATTAATGGCACCGACAGAATTGCTGGCCGAACAACATGCCAATAATTTCCGTCAGTGGTTTGAACCGCTGGGAATTCAGGTCGGCTGGCTGGCAGGAAAACAAAAAGGTAAAGCCCGGCAGGCGCAGCAAGACGCGATTGCCAGCGGTCAGGTTTCAATGGTGGTGGGCACGCATGCCATCTTCCAGGAGCAGGTTTTGTTCTCGTCACTTTCTCTGGTCATCATTGATGAACAGCACCGGTTTGGTGTACACCAGCGTCTGGCGCTGTGGGAGAAAGGCCTGCAACAAGGGTTCCATCCACATCAGCTGATCATGACGGCGACGCCTATCCCGCGAACTCTGGCCATGACTGCCTATGCGGATCTTGATACGTCAGTGATCGACGAACTGCCGCCAGGCCGTACGCCGGTGACAACCGTCGCGATCCCCGATACCCGCCGCAGTGATATTATCAGCCGCGTCAAAAGTGCCTGCGAGCAGGAAAATCGTCAGGCTTATTGGGTATGTACGCTGATCGAAGAATCAGAAATGCTCGAGGCTCAGGCAGCCGAAGCCACCTGGGAAGGACTAAAAGAGGCCCTGCCAGCGCTCAATATCGGCCTGGTGCATGGCCGCATGAAAGCGCAGGAAAAACAGGCCGTCATGCAGGCGTTTAAACAAGGCGAAGTGCAACTTCTGGTGGCGACGACCGTTATTGAAGTTGGCGTTGACGTGCCAAACGCCAGCCTGATGATTATCGAAAACCCGGAGCGTTTAGGGCTGGCGCAGTTACACCAGCTGCGCGGACGCGTCGGGCGCGGCGCCGTGGCTTCTCACTGTGTTCTGCTCTACAAAACGCCGCTGAGCAAAACTGCGCAGAAACGTTTGCAGGTACTGCGTGACAGTAACGATGGTTTTGTCATTGCCCAGCAGGATTTAGAGATCCGCGGACCGGGCGAATTACTGGGTACACGCCAGACCGGCAGTGCAGAGTTTAAAGTCGCGGACCTGTTACGCGACCAGGCAATGATCCCCGACGTACAACGTATAGCGCGCTATCTGCAACAGCAGTTCCCGGATCACGCCAAAGCATTGATAGAACGCTGGCTGCCGGAAAGAGTCAGATACACCAACGCCTGA
- the dtd gene encoding D-aminoacyl-tRNA deacylase, with amino-acid sequence MIALIQRVLNASVTIDGDVCGQIGPGLLVLLGVEQGDDEQKAKRLCERVIGYRIFGDENDKMNLNVQQAGGSLLVVSQFTLAADTQKGMRPGFSRGAEPQEADRLYQYFCGQCREKGIVTETGRFAADMKVALVNDGPVTFWLQV; translated from the coding sequence ATGATTGCGTTAATTCAGCGGGTATTGAATGCCAGCGTGACTATCGATGGCGACGTTTGCGGCCAGATAGGGCCGGGATTACTGGTTTTACTGGGTGTTGAACAGGGCGATGACGAACAAAAAGCTAAACGCCTTTGCGAACGGGTGATCGGGTACCGAATTTTCGGTGACGAAAATGACAAAATGAATCTTAACGTACAGCAGGCGGGCGGTAGCCTGCTGGTGGTGTCGCAGTTCACACTGGCGGCTGACACACAAAAAGGCATGCGTCCGGGGTTCTCACGCGGTGCTGAACCACAGGAAGCCGACCGGTTGTATCAGTATTTTTGCGGGCAGTGTCGTGAGAAAGGCATTGTGACCGAAACCGGGCGCTTCGCTGCGGATATGAAAGTGGCACTGGTGAACGACGGGCCGGTGACCTTCTGGCTACAAGTCTGA
- the gltS gene encoding sodium/glutamate symporter produces the protein MIQLDTYGTLVAATLVLLLGRKCVQSVKFLKKYTIPEPVAGGLLVALLLLIANQMFGLEIGFDMSLKEPLMLAFFATIGLNANLSSLRAGGKSLFLLVFVVIGLLLMQNAIGIGMAKMLGLDPLMGLLAGSITLSGGHGTGAAWSKLFIERYGFENATEVAMACATFGLVLGGIIGGPVARYLVSHSSTPNGTPEDAADPSAFEKPTIGRMITPLVMVETIALIAICLMAGTYFASLLQGSAFEIPTFVCVLFVGVILSNVMAWLGFYRVFDRAVSVLGNVSLSLFLAMALMSLKLWEMASLALPMMAILIVQTIAMALYAIFVTYRVMGKNYDAAVLAAGHCGFGLGATPTAIANMQAITNQFGPSHLAFLVVPMVGAFFIDIANAIVIKLYLMLPIFPAFS, from the coding sequence ATGATTCAACTCGACACCTACGGCACGCTCGTTGCCGCCACGTTGGTACTCCTTTTAGGACGAAAATGCGTCCAGTCGGTCAAATTTCTAAAGAAATACACTATTCCTGAGCCCGTTGCCGGCGGGTTACTGGTCGCTTTGCTGTTGCTGATTGCCAATCAGATGTTCGGATTGGAAATCGGCTTTGATATGTCCCTGAAAGAGCCCCTGATGCTGGCGTTCTTTGCGACAATTGGTTTGAATGCCAATCTTTCCAGCTTGCGTGCAGGCGGCAAATCTTTATTTCTTCTGGTCTTTGTCGTGATCGGCCTGTTACTGATGCAAAACGCCATCGGTATCGGGATGGCGAAAATGCTGGGGCTTGATCCGCTGATGGGGCTGCTGGCCGGTTCGATTACACTTTCTGGCGGTCACGGAACAGGTGCGGCGTGGAGCAAGCTGTTTATCGAACGTTATGGCTTTGAAAACGCGACGGAAGTTGCAATGGCCTGCGCGACCTTCGGCCTGGTGTTAGGTGGAATTATCGGCGGTCCCGTGGCGCGTTATCTGGTCAGCCATTCTTCAACACCAAACGGCACACCGGAAGATGCCGCCGATCCCAGCGCATTTGAAAAACCGACCATCGGGCGAATGATCACCCCGCTGGTGATGGTGGAAACGATCGCGCTGATCGCGATATGTCTGATGGCTGGAACTTACTTTGCCAGCCTGCTTCAGGGGTCTGCCTTCGAAATTCCGACATTTGTCTGTGTTCTGTTCGTGGGTGTGATCCTGAGCAACGTCATGGCGTGGCTCGGTTTTTATCGTGTTTTCGACCGGGCCGTTTCAGTACTGGGTAATGTCAGCCTGTCATTGTTCCTGGCGATGGCACTGATGAGTCTGAAACTGTGGGAAATGGCGTCACTGGCTTTGCCGATGATGGCAATCCTCATCGTACAGACCATCGCGATGGCGCTTTACGCGATTTTCGTAACGTATCGCGTAATGGGCAAAAACTATGATGCCGCGGTACTGGCTGCCGGACATTGTGGCTTCGGGTTGGGTGCAACGCCGACGGCGATTGCAAATATGCAGGCGATCACCAACCAGTTTGGTCCTTCGCATCTGGCCTTCCTGGTTGTGCCGATGGTCGGTGCATTCTTCATTGATATTGCGAATGCGATCGTCATTAAACTGTATCTGATGCTGCCAATATTCCCGGCTTTCAGTTAA
- a CDS encoding PTS sugar transporter subunit IIC produces MSISQSLFNFIELKISPFAARLSSQRHVMAVRDGFISAMPFMIVGSFLLVFVHPPFSPESSWGFARGWLALSAKYEVQILTPFNMTMGIMSIYIAASIAYNLARSYKLDPFMTAMLALMSFLLVAAPQVDEKMSTVALGGVGIFTAILVAIYVTELTRLLKKYNIGIRLPEQVPSNIKHSFDLLIPIIAVVVTLFPLSLLVQSGFDMLLPQAIMALFEPLISAADSLPAVLLAVLICHLLWFAGIHGSAIVSGMLQAFWLTNLGLNQTDLAAGLPMTHIMTEAFWNFLIVIGGSGATIGLVLLFCRSKSAHLRTMGKLSLVPSCFNINEPVIFGTPIVMNPVFFIPFLLAPMVNAVIAYTAVKTDLLPHMISLVPWTSPAPIGAAWAMGWDFKVSILVVMLMALSMVIYYPFFKVYEKQLMAQEKAAEAEEVFTEKAAQ; encoded by the coding sequence ATGAGCATCAGCCAGTCACTCTTTAACTTTATAGAACTAAAGATCAGCCCTTTTGCTGCCCGGCTTTCCTCACAACGGCACGTCATGGCAGTACGTGACGGCTTCATTTCAGCAATGCCGTTTATGATTGTCGGCTCATTTTTACTGGTTTTTGTCCACCCGCCATTCTCGCCTGAATCTTCGTGGGGTTTCGCCAGGGGCTGGCTGGCGCTTTCGGCTAAATATGAAGTACAAATTTTGACGCCGTTCAATATGACGATGGGGATTATGTCGATCTACATCGCGGCATCGATTGCCTACAATCTGGCAAGAAGTTACAAACTTGACCCGTTTATGACGGCGATGCTGGCGCTGATGTCTTTTCTGCTGGTTGCTGCGCCGCAGGTTGATGAGAAAATGTCGACCGTCGCGCTGGGTGGCGTGGGCATATTTACCGCCATTCTGGTGGCGATTTATGTGACTGAGCTGACGCGGCTGCTGAAAAAATACAATATCGGCATACGCTTACCTGAACAGGTTCCTTCAAACATTAAGCATTCATTCGATTTGCTGATCCCGATTATTGCGGTAGTGGTGACGCTTTTCCCTTTGAGTTTGCTGGTGCAGTCAGGGTTTGACATGCTGTTACCACAGGCGATTATGGCGCTGTTCGAACCGCTGATTTCCGCCGCTGACTCACTGCCCGCGGTACTTCTCGCCGTGCTGATTTGCCACCTGCTGTGGTTTGCCGGCATTCACGGTTCAGCCATCGTTTCCGGCATGTTGCAGGCTTTCTGGTTAACCAACCTTGGCCTGAATCAGACAGATCTCGCCGCAGGTTTACCGATGACGCACATCATGACTGAGGCTTTCTGGAATTTCCTGATCGTTATCGGCGGCTCCGGCGCAACCATCGGGCTGGTGTTGCTGTTTTGTCGCAGCAAGTCGGCGCATCTGCGCACAATGGGCAAACTCAGTCTGGTTCCCAGCTGCTTTAACATCAATGAGCCGGTGATCTTCGGCACGCCAATTGTTATGAACCCGGTATTTTTCATCCCCTTCCTTCTGGCACCGATGGTGAATGCCGTCATTGCCTACACTGCGGTTAAAACCGATCTTCTGCCGCATATGATTTCACTGGTTCCCTGGACATCTCCGGCGCCGATTGGCGCAGCCTGGGCAATGGGCTGGGATTTCAAAGTGTCGATTCTGGTCGTCATGCTGATGGCGCTTTCGATGGTGATTTACTATCCGTTTTTCAAGGTTTATGAAAAACAGCTGATGGCGCAGGAGAAAGCCGCTGAAGCGGAAGAGGTGTTTACGGAAAAGGCAGCACAGTAA
- a CDS encoding nucleobase:cation symporter-2 family protein, whose amino-acid sequence MSSQTAEQETQPSDLSRQQKSELIYRLEDRPPLPQTLFAACQHLLAMFVAVITPALLICQALGLPAQDTQHIISMSLFASGLASILQIKTWGPVGSGLLSIQGTSFNFVAPLIMGGMALKNGGADVPTMMAALFGTLMLASCTEIILSRFLHLARRIITPLVSGIVVMIIGLSLIQVGLTSIGGGYSAMSDHTFGAPKNLLLAAVVLVVIVLLNRQRNPYLRVASLVIAMAVGYLAAWMMGMLPSVAPATQTNWITLPTPLYYGLGFDWNLLIPLMLIFMVTSLETIGDITATSDVSEQPVSGPLYMKRIKGGVLANGLNSMLSAVFNTFPNSCFGQNNGVIQLTGVASRYVGFVVALMLIILGLFPAVAGFVQHIPEPVLGGATIVMFGTIAASGVRIVSRERLNRRAIMIMALSLAVGMGVSQQPLILQFAPDWLKTLLSSGIAAGGITAIVLNLVFPHEK is encoded by the coding sequence ATGAGTTCGCAAACCGCAGAACAAGAAACACAGCCATCTGACCTCTCACGCCAGCAAAAAAGTGAACTGATTTACCGCCTCGAAGATCGTCCGCCACTTCCTCAGACGTTATTTGCCGCCTGTCAGCATTTGCTGGCGATGTTTGTTGCGGTAATCACACCGGCATTGCTGATTTGCCAGGCCCTGGGTTTACCCGCGCAGGACACACAGCACATCATCAGCATGTCGCTGTTCGCCTCTGGCCTCGCTTCCATTTTGCAGATTAAAACCTGGGGGCCTGTCGGTTCAGGTTTACTCTCCATTCAGGGTACCAGCTTTAACTTTGTGGCACCGCTTATCATGGGCGGAATGGCGCTGAAAAATGGCGGTGCCGATGTCCCGACCATGATGGCGGCGCTGTTCGGCACCCTGATGCTGGCTTCCTGTACTGAAATCATTCTTTCCCGTTTCCTGCATCTCGCACGCCGCATCATTACGCCGCTGGTTTCCGGCATCGTGGTGATGATTATCGGGCTGTCACTGATTCAGGTCGGACTGACGTCTATTGGCGGCGGTTACTCCGCCATGAGTGATCACACTTTCGGCGCGCCGAAAAATCTGTTGCTGGCTGCCGTGGTGCTGGTGGTGATTGTTCTGCTGAACCGTCAGCGCAACCCTTATCTGCGCGTGGCATCTCTGGTGATCGCCATGGCCGTGGGTTATCTGGCGGCCTGGATGATGGGGATGTTGCCCTCCGTCGCGCCAGCCACACAGACAAACTGGATAACCTTACCGACGCCGCTGTATTACGGTCTGGGCTTCGACTGGAATCTGCTGATCCCGCTGATGCTGATTTTCATGGTCACGTCGCTGGAAACTATCGGTGATATTACCGCGACCTCAGACGTTTCGGAGCAGCCGGTCAGCGGCCCGCTCTATATGAAGCGCATCAAAGGCGGTGTTCTGGCAAACGGCCTGAACTCAATGCTGTCTGCGGTATTTAACACTTTCCCGAATTCATGTTTCGGGCAAAACAACGGCGTGATTCAGCTGACCGGAGTTGCAAGCCGCTATGTCGGTTTTGTTGTCGCTCTGATGCTGATCATCCTTGGGCTGTTCCCTGCCGTAGCGGGTTTTGTGCAACATATTCCTGAACCGGTTCTGGGCGGCGCAACCATCGTGATGTTCGGTACGATCGCGGCTTCCGGCGTGCGTATTGTTTCCCGGGAGCGCCTTAACCGCCGCGCAATCATGATCATGGCGCTTTCACTGGCCGTCGGTATGGGTGTTTCCCAGCAACCGCTGATCCTGCAATTCGCACCCGACTGGCTGAAAACCCTTCTGTCTTCGGGAATTGCTGCCGGTGGTATTACTGCGATTGTTCTGAATCTGGTCTTCCCTCACGAAAAGTAA
- the fabY gene encoding fatty acid biosynthesis protein FabY, whose protein sequence is MYHLRVPTTEKELAAYYRFRWEMLRKPLRQPEGSERDAYDSIAHHQMVVDESGEPVAVGRLYINADNEASIRFLAVDPNVQDKGLGTLVAMTLESVARQEGVKRVVCSAREDAVDFFAKLGFVNQGEITTPQTTPVRHFLMIKPIETLDDILHRPDWCGQLQQAWYDHIPLSEKMGVRISQYTGQRFVTTMPETGNQNPHHTLFAGSLFSLATLTGWGLIWLLLRERHLGGTIVLADAHIRYSSPVTGRPRAVADLGSVSGDLDRLARGRKARVQLEVNLYGDEVDGAVFEGTYLVLPAAPGAPLEPEIN, encoded by the coding sequence ATGTATCACCTTAGAGTACCGACGACCGAAAAAGAGCTGGCCGCCTATTACCGATTCCGCTGGGAAATGCTGCGCAAACCACTGCGTCAGCCTGAAGGTTCCGAACGTGATGCCTACGATTCCATTGCGCATCATCAGATGGTCGTAGATGAAAGCGGCGAGCCGGTTGCTGTTGGCCGTTTATACATTAATGCCGATAACGAGGCCTCAATCCGCTTCCTGGCCGTTGACCCGAATGTACAGGACAAAGGGTTAGGAACACTGGTGGCGATGACCCTGGAGTCTGTGGCGCGTCAGGAAGGGGTAAAGCGCGTGGTCTGTAGCGCCCGCGAAGACGCAGTGGATTTTTTTGCCAAACTGGGCTTTGTGAATCAGGGGGAAATTACCACCCCGCAAACTACACCGGTTCGTCACTTCCTGATGATTAAACCGATCGAAACGCTGGATGATATTCTTCATCGCCCCGACTGGTGCGGACAACTGCAACAAGCCTGGTACGACCATATCCCGCTGAGTGAGAAAATGGGTGTGCGGATCAGCCAGTATACCGGACAGCGTTTTGTCACTACGATGCCGGAAACCGGCAATCAGAATCCGCACCATACGTTATTTGCGGGAAGTCTGTTCTCGCTGGCAACGCTGACAGGCTGGGGTTTGATCTGGCTGCTGCTGCGTGAACGGCATCTGGGCGGCACCATTGTGCTGGCGGATGCACATATCCGTTACAGTTCGCCGGTGACCGGCAGGCCGCGTGCGGTGGCGGATTTAGGCTCTGTCAGCGGCGACCTTGATCGTCTGGCTCGCGGGCGTAAGGCGCGCGTGCAACTCGAAGTGAATTTATACGGCGATGAGGTAGACGGCGCAGTGTTTGAAGGTACCTATCTGGTGCTTCCGGCTGCACCCGGCGCACCGCTCGAACCCGAAATTAACTGA